A genome region from Meriones unguiculatus strain TT.TT164.6M chromosome 2, Bangor_MerUng_6.1, whole genome shotgun sequence includes the following:
- the Spink7 gene encoding serine protease inhibitor Kazal-type 7 produces MKLVGGLLLLFIATYFCNSSEVTSHPLETLDCDIYKKYPVVAIPCPIENTPVCGSDYITYGNKCKLCTEILRSNGKIQFLREGHC; encoded by the exons ATGAAGCTTGTTGGGGGCCTCCTGCTGCTCTTCATAGCAACCTATTTCTGCAACAGCTCCG AAGTTACCAGCCACCCTTTGGAAACG CTGGACTGTGACATATACAAAAAGTACCCAGTGGTGGCCATCCCTTGCCCCATTGAAAACACACCGGTCTGTGGCTCTGACTATATCACCTATGGGAATAAATGCAAGTTGTGTACAGAGATCTT GAGAAGTAATGGAAAAATTCAGTTTCTTCGTGAAGGGCACTGCTAA